A region of bacterium DNA encodes the following proteins:
- the prfA gene encoding peptide chain release factor 1: MRPEVLTRLEALEAHHQELAQRLADPTIFSDPGQYQQVAREHASLTQVVTAFQEYRRITRELGDVDALSRESDPELRALAASEKAVLAARQAHLTRTIEQLLVPRDPRDDRSVIVEIRAGAGGEEAALFAGDLLRMYMRYAERHGWKSEVLSSSPTGLGGFKEAIIGIQGRGAYSRLKYESGVHRVQRVPATEASGRIHTSTATVAVLPEAEEVDVVIRPDELRIDIYRSGGAGGQNVNKVETAVRITHLPTGIVIACQDERSQHQNREKAMRILRAHLLERAIEQQQAEIALARRRQVGSGERSEKIRTYNFPQDRITDHRIGKTVHDLPTVLDGALDDLIEALAAASHAESLTAAS; encoded by the coding sequence GTCCTGACCCGGCTTGAAGCACTGGAGGCTCATCACCAGGAGCTCGCCCAACGGCTGGCGGACCCCACCATTTTCTCCGATCCCGGGCAATATCAGCAGGTGGCGCGCGAGCACGCCAGCCTCACCCAGGTGGTGACCGCCTTTCAAGAGTACCGGCGGATCACCCGCGAGCTCGGCGACGTCGACGCGCTATCGCGCGAGAGCGATCCCGAGTTGCGCGCGCTCGCCGCCTCCGAGAAAGCCGTCCTCGCCGCGCGGCAGGCCCACTTAACCCGGACGATCGAACAACTCCTGGTTCCCCGGGATCCCCGAGATGATCGGAGCGTGATCGTGGAGATTCGGGCCGGGGCGGGTGGAGAGGAAGCCGCGTTGTTTGCCGGGGACCTCCTCCGGATGTACATGCGGTATGCGGAGCGCCACGGGTGGAAGTCTGAGGTGCTCTCCAGCAGCCCCACAGGTCTCGGCGGGTTCAAGGAGGCTATCATCGGCATTCAGGGGCGAGGGGCGTACAGCCGGCTGAAGTACGAGAGCGGGGTGCACCGGGTGCAGCGGGTCCCCGCCACTGAGGCCAGCGGTCGGATCCACACGTCCACCGCGACCGTGGCGGTCCTCCCGGAAGCCGAGGAAGTGGATGTCGTGATCCGACCTGATGAGCTCCGGATCGACATCTATCGGTCGGGCGGGGCGGGCGGCCAGAACGTCAACAAAGTCGAGACCGCGGTCCGGATCACACATCTGCCGACCGGAATCGTCATTGCCTGCCAGGATGAGCGGTCTCAGCATCAAAACCGCGAGAAGGCGATGCGGATCCTGCGTGCGCACTTGCTGGAACGGGCCATTGAGCAGCAGCAGGCTGAAATCGCCCTAGCGCGTCGCAGGCAGGTCGGCAGCGGTGAGCGTAGCGAGAAGATCCGCACGTACAACTTTCCCCAGGATAGAATCACCGACCACCGGATCGGAAAGACCGTCCACGATCTCCCCACCGTGTTGGACGGTGCCCTCGACGACTTGATCGAAGCGCTCGCGGCGGCGAGTCACGCGGAGAGTCTCACCGCCGCCTCGTGA